One window of the Megalops cyprinoides isolate fMegCyp1 chromosome 2, fMegCyp1.pri, whole genome shotgun sequence genome contains the following:
- the LOC118772791 gene encoding ankyrin repeat and SAM domain-containing protein 6-like, which translates to MNYSIPASSQLLFRACDEGDYESARRILEPGASETGTQCRSECNVDISRALSLVPVDCTDEEGNTALQFAAASGHENLVRFLLRKGASVDSRNHYGWTPLMQAARFGHLNVAQILLENGAEVNGKNRMGASVLTMAARGGHVSMAKLLMESGAFVDDYDHLDVPAGNSNHNNNGGGGGGSGAEFLDVTALMTAAQHGHEPVVRLLLEWGADVNLAPKTTGWSPLMLAALGGKVGVAQQLVERGADPDHVNALGKTAFEVALQLKQKDVKNYLDSITTVRPQPDDEKRRPDVFSALKLGNTQLVKDILDEDPAQVNMANADGASPLMIAAVSGQLEVVQLLVERSADVDKQDGVHGWTALMQATYHGNKDVVKYLLNQGADVNLRAKNGYTAFDLVMLLNDPDTELVRLLASVCMQVDKEKGRPRTRSSLTRSKSRQSLSIPVPPDDKGGLKSWWNRMSNRFRRLKLTHTLRHGLSTNRLAPFPDDPETALDSTMKAERKNAGPNGAVAMPPSLGNTEVSIAWTAKSKDSGIGRTNTEKDDSLITTMLRNGAPLTRLPNDKLKAVIPPFLPPSNFEPWNSDRSRVMKEGKTEPARLAMPQRPGKGSFNSSGNSDITSVSRVVNRSIKFPSITKGPVSPSNSGNFNYSPHSSGGSNGVAGVNRHATDQHNRSGGSADSVLSQIAAQRKKAAGLLDQKPQAPETPAPPVPDMSLPDIHSTPSLVASEVHGRRKMDLMKRPQSGNSSTSKSTSPTLTPSPSPTPKPPPGDSLSSASSHPRSKSSGGSSSGTITDEDELSGILKKLSLEKYQPIFEEQEVDMEAFLTLTDGDLKELGIKTDGPRQQILAAISELNAGKGRERQILQETIHNFQSSFGSSASNPRPPGYPRSPAGWVRQQVRTSNKR; encoded by the exons ATGAATTACAGTATTCCAGCCAGTTCGCAGCTGTTGTTCCGTGCCTGTGATGAGGGGGATTATGAGAGTGCCCGGAGGATCCTCGAACCCGGGGCGAGCGAAACCGGGACTCAGTGCAGATCTGAGTGTAACGTAGATATCTCCCGAGCCCTTTCGCTTGTACCGGTGGACTGCACGGACGAAGAAGGAAACACTGCGCTACAGTTCGCCGCAGCGAGTGGACACGAAAACCTGGTCAGGTTTCTACTTAGGAAAGGGGCCTCCGTGGACAGTCGCAATCATTATGGCTGGACCCCGCTCATGCAAGCTGCAAG GTTCGGGCACCTCAATGTTGCCCAGATCCTGCTGGAAAATGGGGCGGAGGTCAACGGCAAGAACAGGATGGGGGCGAGCGTGCTCACCATGGCGGCCCGAGGGGGCCACGTCAGCATGGCTAAGCTGCTGATGGAGAGTGGCGCCTTCGTGGACGACTACGACCACCTGGACGTCCCCGCCGGGAACAgcaaccacaacaacaatggcggagggggcgggggcagcgGCGCCGAGTTCCTGGACGTCACAGCCCTGATGACGGCTGCCCAGCACGGCCACGAGCCGGTCGTCAGGCTGCTCCTGGAGTGGGGCGCCGACGTCAACCTGGCCCCGAAGACCACGGGCTGGAGCCCGCTCATGCTGGCCGCCCTCGGCGGGAAAGTGGGCGTGGCGCAGCAGCTGGTGGAACGGGGCGCCGACCCCGACCACGTCAACGCGCTGGGCAAGACCGCCTTCGAGGTTGccctgcagctgaagcagaaggATGTGAAGAACTACCTAGACTCCATCACCACCGTTCGCCCACAGCCAG ATGATGAGAAAAGAAGACCAGATGTATTCAGTGCACTGAAATTAG ggaACACCCAGCTGGTGAAGGACATCCTGGACGAGGACCCGGCCCAGGTGAACATGGCCAATGCGGACGGGGCCTCTCCGCTGATGATCGCCGCGGTCAGCGGACAGCTGGAGGTGGTGCAGCTGCTGGTGGAGAGGAGCGCCGACGTGGACAAGCAGGATGGCGTCCACGGTTGGACCGCGCTCATGCAGGCCACCTACCACGG GAACAAGGATGTTGTGAAGTACCTGTTGAACCAGGGAGCTGACGTCAATCTCCGTGCCAAAAATGGATACACTGCCTTTGATCTAGTCATGCTGCTGAATGACCCAG ACACTGAGCTGGTTAGGCTGCTGGCCTCCGTGTGCATGCAGGTGGATAAAGAGAAAGGCAGACCCAGGACCCGGTCTTCCCTCACGCGCTCCAAAAGCAGACAGTCCCTCAGCATCCCTGTGCCTCCTGATGATAAGGGCGGATTAAAG TCGTGGTGGAACAGGATGTCTAACCGGTTCCGGAGGCTGAAGCTGACCCACACACTGAGGCACGGGCTCTCCACCAACCGTCTGGCCCCCTTCCCGGACGACCCCGAGACGGCTCTGGACTCCACCATGAAGGCGGAGCGGAAGAACGCGGGCCCCAACGGCGCCGTCGCGATGCCCCCCAGTCTGGGCAACACGGAAGTCAGCATCGCATGGACCGCCAAGAGCAAGGACAGTG gtattGGCAGAACCAACACAGAAAAAGATGACTCTCTCATAACTACAATG CTGAGGAATGGTGCTCCCTTGACCCGCCTCCCCAACGACAAGCTGAAGGCTGTGAtcccccccttcctcccgcCGTCCAACTTCGAGCCGTGGAACTCGGACCGCTCCCGCGTCATGAAGGAGGGGAAGACTGAGCCGGCCCGCCTCGCCATGCCCCAGAGGCCCGGCAAGGGCAGCTTCAACAGCAGCGGCAACTCCGACATC ACGTCTGTCAGCCGCGTGGTCAACCGGTCCATCAAGTTCCCCAGCATCACGAAGGGTCCCGTGTCCCCCTCGAACTCCGGAAACTTCAACTACTCCCCCCACTCTTCCGGGGGCTCCAATGGCGTGGCCGGCGTGAACAGGCACGCAACGGACCAGCACAACCGGTCTG GCGGCAGCGCAGACAGCGTCCTGTCCCAGATTGCTGCTCAGAGGAAAAAGGCTGCAGGGCTGCTGGACCAAAAGCCCCAGGCCCCAGAGACGCCAGCCCCCCCAGTGCCCGACATGAGCCTCCCGGACATCCACAGCACCCCCAGCCTGGTGGCCAGTGAGGTCCACGGCAGAAGG AAAATGGACCTCATGAAGCGGCCGCAGTCTGGAAACTCGTCCACCTCGAAGAGCACTTCCCCCACCCTGACCCCCTCCCCGTCTCCGACACCCAAACCGCCCCCAGGGgactccctctcctctgcctcctcacaCCCGCGCTCCAAGAGCAGCGGTGGCTCTAGCAGTGGCACCATCACAGACGAGG atGAGCTGTCAGGGATTCTGAAGAAACTCTCACTGGAAAAATACCAGCCCATATTTGAGGAGCAGGAG